One Deltaproteobacteria bacterium genomic region harbors:
- a CDS encoding methyltransferase — protein sequence MATPATTLLHLMTGYRAMQAICVAARLGLADLLRDGARGSEELARATGADARALRRLLRALVSLGVFTEDADGRFAPSALGALLRSDAPRSLRAAAIFFGDERNWHAWGKLERSVMSGEPVWGPRGTQAFLEESARDPEGAALFNAAMTSLTSAFDAAVTAACDFSRLRTLVDVGGGQGALISSILGGNPALRGILFDIPPVIENAKARIAEAGLAGRCELVAGDFFASVPVGGDAYVLKWVIHDWDDERSVAILRNCHRAMARDGRLLLVERVVPERIDQSADTQGIVLGDLNMLLWTGGRERTAAEYGALLASAGFTPAGIVPTATQLSVIEGTRA from the coding sequence GGCTACCGGGCGATGCAGGCCATCTGCGTGGCCGCCCGGCTCGGCCTCGCGGACCTGCTGCGGGACGGGGCACGCGGGAGCGAGGAGCTGGCGCGCGCGACGGGCGCCGACGCGCGCGCCCTCCGTCGCCTGCTGCGCGCTCTGGTGAGCCTGGGCGTGTTCACCGAGGATGCAGACGGCCGCTTTGCACCGAGCGCGCTCGGTGCGCTGCTCCGGAGCGACGCCCCGCGCTCGCTCCGCGCCGCCGCGATCTTCTTCGGCGACGAGCGGAACTGGCACGCCTGGGGCAAGCTCGAGCGGAGCGTGATGAGCGGCGAGCCGGTGTGGGGCCCGCGCGGGACGCAGGCGTTTCTCGAGGAGAGCGCCCGGGATCCCGAGGGCGCCGCGCTCTTCAACGCGGCCATGACGTCGCTCACCTCGGCCTTCGACGCCGCGGTGACGGCCGCGTGCGACTTCTCGCGCCTGCGCACGCTGGTCGACGTGGGCGGCGGCCAGGGCGCGTTGATCTCGTCCATCCTCGGTGGCAACCCGGCCCTGCGCGGCATCCTCTTCGACATCCCGCCCGTCATCGAGAACGCGAAGGCCCGCATCGCGGAGGCCGGGCTCGCCGGGCGCTGCGAGCTGGTCGCGGGTGACTTCTTCGCCTCGGTCCCCGTCGGCGGCGACGCCTACGTCCTCAAGTGGGTCATCCACGACTGGGACGACGAGCGCAGCGTCGCCATCCTGCGGAACTGCCATCGCGCCATGGCCCGGGACGGGCGGCTGCTCCTCGTCGAGCGGGTCGTCCCGGAGCGGATCGACCAGAGCGCCGACACGCAGGGTATAGTGCTCGGCGACCTGAACATGCTGCTCTGGACGGGCGGCCGCGAGCGCACCGCCGCCGAGTACGGCGCGCTTCTCGCGAGCGCGGGCTTCACGCCGGCGGGCATCGTTCCCACGGCCACGCAGCTCAGCGTCATCGAGGGGACGCGAGCGTAG